A stretch of Bacillota bacterium DNA encodes these proteins:
- the flgD gene encoding flagellar hook assembly protein FlgD → MQVGTNYTNSATETQKTNTNQSMFNVNSLGKDDFLQLLITQLRYQDPTSPVDDKEFIAQLAQFSSLEQMQNLNQTMQTMMESQQKLTALAQATTMIGKMVEIYAENGESLFGKVTGVQFKNGWPEVVVDGKLYSFTEIVSIMEEGTEIG, encoded by the coding sequence ATGCAGGTAGGAACTAATTATACTAACTCCGCAACAGAGACTCAGAAAACAAACACCAACCAGTCCATGTTTAATGTTAACAGTCTGGGTAAAGATGATTTTCTACAGCTGTTGATCACCCAGCTTCGCTACCAAGACCCAACCAGTCCGGTGGATGATAAAGAGTTTATTGCTCAGCTGGCCCAGTTCAGCAGTCTCGAGCAGATGCAGAACCTCAACCAGACTATGCAGACGATGATGGAGTCGCAGCAGAAACTGACAGCCCTTGCCCAAGCAACAACGATGATTGGCAAAATGGTTGAGATTTACGCTGAGAATGGTGAAAGTCTCTTTGGTAAGGTGACTGGTGTCCAGTTCAAGAATGGCTGGCCGGAAGTTGTTGTTGATGGTAAGCTGTACAGCTTCACCGAAATCGTCTCCATCATGGAGGAGGGGACAGAGATTGGATAA
- a CDS encoding flagellar hook protein FlgE, with protein sequence MMRSLFAGVSGLQSHQVKMDVIGNNIANVNTVGYKTSRATFKEALSQTLLNATAPQGNRGGTNAQQVGLGAGLGSIDVIHTQGGTQASSSDTDLAIEGTGFFIVTDGEQQFYTRAGMFEFDGTGTLISKLNGFALMGYLPGPDGKISSNTSDLSKLQITEQMRSLPPTATDKVALSGNVASTTEANESIVRVATVYDANGDTHRVIISFTKTDVNNWTWSAVLEGDGTNTELGPADPNERTIVFNDNGTISSGETGTVTIPASLLALVENTDVEFTLDLTGVRQYADETSVAVTMQTGIPKGDLDSISIDENGILIGSYSNGLIRELGQIALARFENPPGLLKVGSTMFAKSVNSGDPVIRTANTGGMGGVRSNTLEMSNVDLSQEFTEMIITQRGFQANSRIITSADEMLQELVNLKR encoded by the coding sequence ATGATGCGTTCGTTATTTGCAGGTGTTTCCGGACTGCAGAGCCATCAAGTGAAGATGGATGTAATCGGAAACAACATTGCAAATGTCAATACAGTCGGGTATAAAACATCCCGTGCTACTTTTAAGGAAGCCCTCAGCCAAACACTGCTGAATGCCACCGCACCTCAAGGTAACCGCGGAGGTACCAATGCCCAGCAGGTTGGACTCGGGGCAGGATTAGGTTCAATCGATGTAATTCACACTCAGGGCGGAACTCAAGCCTCCAGCAGCGACACTGACCTGGCAATTGAAGGTACCGGATTCTTTATTGTTACCGACGGTGAGCAGCAGTTCTATACTCGAGCCGGTATGTTTGAGTTTGACGGCACCGGAACCTTAATTTCCAAGCTAAACGGATTTGCGCTGATGGGCTATCTTCCCGGTCCTGACGGCAAGATTTCCAGCAACACTAGTGACCTGAGCAAACTGCAGATTACTGAGCAGATGCGCTCGCTGCCGCCAACCGCAACAGACAAGGTAGCGTTGTCCGGCAATGTCGCTTCAACCACAGAGGCCAACGAGTCAATAGTTCGTGTAGCCACTGTTTATGATGCCAACGGCGATACGCACCGGGTTATTATCAGCTTTACCAAAACAGACGTCAATAATTGGACCTGGAGTGCAGTTCTGGAAGGAGATGGAACCAATACTGAGCTGGGTCCGGCAGATCCAAATGAGCGAACCATTGTCTTTAATGATAATGGAACCATTTCATCCGGAGAGACCGGCACAGTAACTATTCCCGCTTCACTGCTTGCATTAGTGGAGAACACTGATGTTGAGTTCACATTGGACTTAACTGGAGTGCGCCAATACGCTGATGAGACAAGCGTTGCCGTAACTATGCAGACTGGCATTCCCAAAGGTGACCTTGACAGCATCTCAATTGATGAGAATGGCATTTTGATCGGCAGTTACTCCAACGGTTTAATCAGAGAGCTGGGTCAAATCGCGCTGGCGCGTTTTGAGAATCCACCGGGACTGCTCAAAGTCGGGAGTACCATGTTTGCAAAATCAGTTAACTCCGGTGATCCTGTAATTAGAACAGCTAACACCGGTGGAATGGGTGGAGTGCGATCCAATACGCTGGAAATGTCCAACGTGGATTTAAGTCAGGAATTCACCGAGATGATTATTACGCAAAGGGGTTTTCAGGCTAACTCCAGGATTATTACTTCGGCAGATGAAATGCTGCAGGAGTTAGTTAATCTCAAACGGTAA
- a CDS encoding flagellar motor protein, with amino-acid sequence MDISLFLGLIIGTALMIGSIVLSGPLSAFWSLSSVMITIGGSFAALLVHFPMEELARLGSILKVAIMNPEHDPHTIIETLVRFAEVSRREGLLALEERAQELDDPFLQKGIQLVVDGTDPDLVRSILEIELTYMEERHEVGQDMFSQLGAYSPAFGMIGTLIGLIIMLQELNDPGNLGTGMAVALITTLYGAVLANLVFLPIAGKLKLKHDKEILIREIMIEGILSIRAGENPRIVEEKLNAFLPRYSKVARGEALESVVEEVRTSA; translated from the coding sequence ATGGATATATCATTATTTCTTGGTTTAATCATCGGAACCGCCCTAATGATTGGATCAATTGTTTTAAGCGGCCCTTTAAGTGCTTTTTGGAGTCTATCAAGTGTCATGATTACAATTGGCGGATCCTTTGCTGCGCTGCTTGTGCACTTTCCTATGGAAGAATTAGCCAGGCTCGGATCAATCCTTAAGGTAGCCATCATGAATCCGGAACACGATCCGCATACAATTATCGAGACTTTAGTACGCTTTGCGGAAGTGTCCCGCCGCGAAGGACTGCTGGCATTAGAAGAGCGAGCCCAAGAACTTGACGATCCATTTCTTCAAAAAGGCATTCAGCTTGTTGTAGATGGTACTGATCCAGATCTGGTCCGCAGTATTCTTGAAATTGAACTGACTTATATGGAAGAGCGGCATGAGGTCGGTCAAGATATGTTCTCGCAGCTCGGCGCCTACAGCCCAGCATTCGGAATGATCGGAACTTTAATTGGATTGATCATCATGCTTCAGGAACTTAACGATCCGGGCAATCTGGGCACGGGTATGGCAGTTGCCCTGATTACAACCCTCTACGGAGCGGTATTGGCTAACCTGGTTTTCCTGCCTATTGCCGGCAAATTGAAGCTGAAACATGATAAGGAAATCTTGATCAGAGAAATCATGATTGAAGGCATTCTTTCTATCCGCGCAGGAGAAAACCCGCGCATTGTTGAGGAAAAATTAAACGCGTTCCTGCCGAGATACAGTAAAGTCGCACGCGGTGAAGCTTTAGAAAGCGTAGTAGAGGAAGTGAGAACCAGTGCGTAA